The DNA region aacccATTTGATAATAATCACTTCCAATTTGCTTAAATGCTAGATTATTATTTGCTATAAGAATTTCAATCTACTATATATCTTTGGGAATGAGGAGCAGCTTGGTTATATTGTTAATTGCTCACGTCACTTGATGTGTGGAGTCCACGGTTTCAGCATATGTGTTATTAATGTAAAACACAATCCTACTTACCTGTTGAAACGAGTATGCAAGTTTGTAAATCTCGTTGGGGTCTGCTGGTAAGTTCTTACCACAAAAAGAAACCATTATCTAGTTTGTTTTTTACCATTGGACATCATTTCCCTTTTATATTTATAGGAAAGTGTTCCTAACGAATCCTTTGAAGGATATCCACGTTAATATAATTACCAAATTAACCAATCCTATAAATAAAGTCTGAAGATGATAAACTTGTCACAcatgtttatgattataattatacgtaatttaaaaacaatgtaCTCGTACGGAAGCCTTATGGATAGGGAGGCGCATTGTTCTTTGTGTTAATAATACTATGACTTACTAATCATATCCAATTTTGGacgagacaaaaataaaattaagagagAGTGTAGaaatgtttttctatatttcatttTAGATGTTTTGCAAATAGGAGGTTTCATTCTACTTATTTCAAATACATTTCAAATTCCCATATTATACTTTGGTGATCAATTTgatatgatgataataataaattctaTAACATCTCTTGTTTAAATGATCTGCTTCCGGTATAGCTCATATGCATTAGATCCGTAAATGTgatattttcattcattttacgTTTGTGTTATCGAGTGAAGACGAGAAAAACATAGTAGATGAAGTTagataaagaagaaacatgTGTAGACAAGACGTggatttcaatttcttattaGTTTATCTAATGGACTAgtgaaatataattatatagatttttgtcCATAAGACCTTTATCCTTATGTGAAAAtagttatttaatattaaactatataattattattgagAGCTTTTTGAAATCATGGGTCATGCTGGTCGGAGACTAATAAATATGAATCCAAACAAATATTCCATGGCGGAGCCACGCATACATGTGCTTAGGACCAAACAATCCCACTtctttgagataatattttcttaataggGTATAGATCAAAACATATGTACCATCCGTTTCACTTGAGCAATTATTAGCGATTtgacttgtaatttttttacagttttcttacatataaaagaaatatacatGGATAGGAAGTTTAGCGAATTAAGTGATGAAAAGCTTAATTTGTTGGAGGCTTTTTGTTACAATGCAGATGATTTATTCCATTCACACTTTAATACTTcgtcaaaagaacaaaaaaacagcaACAACCAACTAGCTAGTAAATAACATCATTTGTTTACAGAAACTTCCATTTGAATTAATTCCTCCAATATGGTAATTGGTAAACATTATAGCATACGAAAGCACCTTTATTCAGTGAGTTGTACACTTTTCCttttggaattttgttttttgcataatggttgaatatataaaatattgttcGTGAGGTTAAATCCATATTGTAAATGTACTTCGAGTAAACATGAGATATAAGGTTTtctttgtaacaaataaaaatagaaattacgTAGTGGATaagattaagagagagagagagagagagagagagagagagagagaggtctcTTATGTGGGTATTGCGAGGATAAGGGTTGATAAAGACTCTGCGTCAAATGTTTTAGTATCCTCTATTATTGTTCACCATATTTTAAATAACACAACAAGATTCCTTGttaaataagattaaaaatttgTGATTAGATTCTTTACACATTATTTAATGATCATTATTACTTGGTAAACAATCATTTTACCTTGGAGACTTTTTATGTCCCACTAAACTTTGGAAACTTGTATTTATAAACAATCGCTCAACCTCAATTGTGTGTGTAAGTCACTAAATAATTAAGCTATTGCAGGGGAAAAAAGGACTTCcgtaaataacatattttaaaacatattcgttacacttacacataacaaatatatgCAAGATAAGATCAGTGTTCATCAACCTAAATTGCTGTTGTGCATTCACAGTTATCAAATCAAACTAATTACACCGAATGACCGAACCTATAATGAGCATGTTCGTTACGTTGCCGCTGCGTCTTCTTCCGACGGccaaaatttaaatgttaacaTGACCACATAAACGTCAAAACTGCCGTTGCGGCTACTTTTACGGAGAATACCGGTGTATCCTATATCGCCATGAAAAACAAGCGATAGTTACACTGCCGCTGCGACTTGTTTTAACGGAAGCGACGATTCATTTCAAAGATTTAATGGAAGCGACAACTTGTTTTAAACTCCGGCAacctttatatttttagttgCAGGATGTGGTTGCTGCGGCAACTTAACGAACAGGCTCAATGAGCATGTTCGTTACGTTGCCGCTGCGTCTCCTTCCGGCGGccaaaatttaaatgttaacaTGACCACATAAACATCAAAACTGCCGCTGCGGCTACTTTTACGGAGAATACTGATGTATCATATATCGCTATGAAAAACAAGCGATAGTTACACTGCCGCTGCGACTTGTTTTAACGGAAGCGGCGATTCATTTCAAGGATTTAATGGAAGCGACAACTTGTTTTAAACTCCGGCaacctttatatttttaattgcagGATGTGGTTGCTGCGGTAACTTAACGAACATGTTCAATATCTCTTAATCGgtacaaaattaagaagaacTAATCCTAAGCTTTGGtgtagtgttttcttttttttgacattttaccGTAAAcaggaaaaaggaaattgaaaAAGTGGTATTCAActccattttttctttgttctccttgaattttgttttgttttggaattaGTAGTAAATGAGATCAGATAATACAACagtatttttttggcaaaacaaaagtaactttctcaaagttgacaaagaaaaaagagagagcgtTTGAATacttcacaaaaaaatcaacacGTTAAACTGCACTAACAGCATGAAATcgtgaaatatttttatttaatccaATATATATCAATTAGTGGGAACTGTCGTACGCACCTTCGTCACCCCACGATCGCTTCCGTCATATTATTTCTCAGACATATCCAACGGTTTGTATTTTTCTCATTATATACTAAAATTAATACTGTCGTAAACcaaatattactataaataaaACCGAGTGACAAATTAACTGGTCAACAAATATTGATCGAAACCAAAACCGACACGGAACTGCTAATTCCCTTTTCCAAGTCAgatactttaattttattaatcactAATTTCAGTTACCTTCTGGAACAGTACAGCTAGAAAAGTTCAAAGAATTTTATAAAGTCTCATAAGCTATTTTACCAAGAAAATTTTAAGTTTCGTACctcttacaaaaaaacaaaaattcagaccaattttttttttgaaaattactatatttttttcttccatttcagaaactttttttttgtttgtttgttcaagtAAGTAAAAAACCTAACACCACACGAGTCTTTAAAAGTATGAATCTTTAAAAAGAGTAAACACATCTTAAAACAACGACCACAGACACAGAgacaaaccagaaaaaaaatcagaaagaaaccaaagtgtatttatctctctctctctctcgtttctgTCTTCTTCTGTGTAAACAGTAAGACCCAAAAGGTCAAACCTTTGAggcttttgtttcttcctttaAGGGCTTTTCAGacgttttttttatatatcagatTTCTTCTTGTCAATTTCTTCATTTGGGCATCCTCTTCAATCCAAAGACCGACCGACCGACCGAcccttttgctctctctctctaatctctccTGGTAATTTGACTTCATCATCCgagcttttttttggtttcctggTCCTTTTTATCCTTAACTCTAATCTATACTTTAACTTGGTTGATTATGTTGTTTTAAACCAGTCATATTACAATTGAAGTATAGATCTTTATGCTCTGATTGTTCTGAATTGCGAGTATAAGAGTAAATTTCTTGGTTAATCGACTATGCCCTTGAGAATTGCATAGATTTGGTAGGTATGAAAGGAAGAATCTTTACATGGGTTTGGTAGGAGTTTCATAACTATTTGCAATTCTCAAACGGATTTTTGGATGACAGTTTGTGCTTTGGAGAATCATCTCTGAGATTTGCATCATGAAGCTCCATAATTGGTTTTATCCATGATGAATTAGTAACAAAAGGCGTAATCTTTAGGAAGTATATCTCTTGGGTTGTTTTTGAATGATTCAACAAGCTTTTGTTAGAGTCACAGACTCACAGTGGTTTGAGGTTGTTTCTGTGTGTGACATTTTAAGAATCTAACATGTAAGGGGGAACGTTGTGGTTGCAGGTGAATGGTGGAACAGACTGTGGTTAGAGAACATATCAAAGCGAGAATTATGTCATTGGTGAGGTCAGCAGAGCCGTCTTCTTATAGGAACCCGAAGCTTTACTCGTTGAATGAGAATGTTAACAACATTGGTGGTGTCACTTCTGCTCAAATCTTTGATCAAGACAGGTCCAAGAACCCTTGTCTGACTGATGATTCTTACCCAAGTCAAAATTATGAGAAGTACTTTCTTGATTCGCCAACAGATGAGTTTGTACAACAACACCCTATCGGCTCTGGTGCCTCGGTCAGCTCATTTGGCTCTTTGGACTCATTTCCTTATCAGTCAAGACCGGTTCTTGGATGCTCCATGGAGTTTCAGTTACCGTTTGACTCAACCTCTACATCGTCTACAAGGCTTTTGGGAGATTACCAAGCAGTTTCTTACAGTCCGAGCATGGATGTGGTGGAGGAGTTTGATGATGAGCAAATGAGATCAAAGATTCAAGAGCTTGAAAGAGCGCTActtggtgatgaagatgataaaatGGTTGGTATAGATAATCTGATGGAGATTGACAATGAATGGTCTTACCAAAACGAAAGCGAACAGCATCAGGACTCTCCTAAAGAATCATCATCTGCAGATTCCAACTCTCATGTAAGTAGCAAAGAAGTTGTGTCCCAAACCACTCCAAAGCAAATCTTGATATCTTGTGCTCGTGCACTATCCGAAGGGAAATCAGAGGAAGCTTTGTCAATGGTAAATGAGCTTAGGCAGATTGTTTCAATCCAAGGAGACCCTTCTCAGAGAATCGCAGCTTACATGGTGGAAGGTCTAGCTGCAAGAATGGCTGCTTCAGGAAAATTCATCTACAGAGCATTGAAATGCAAAGAGCCTCCTTCGGATGAGAGGCTTGCAGCTATGCAAGTCCTGTTTGAAGTCTGCCCTTGTTTCAAGTTCGGTTTTTTAGCAGCTAACGGTGCGATCATTGAAGCAATCAAAGGTGAAGAGGCAGTGCACATAATCGATTTCGATATAAACCAAGGGAATCAGTACATGACTCTGATAAGAAGCATTGCTGAGTTACCTGGTAAACGTCCTCGCCTGAGGTTAACTGGTATTGATGACCCTGAATCAGTCCAACGCTCTATCGGAGGGTTAAGTATCATCGGTTTAAGACTCGAGCAACTCGCTAAAGATCATGGAGTATCTTTCAAATTCAAAGCAGTGCCTTCAAAGACTTCAATAGTCTCTCCATCTACACTCGGTTGCAAACCAGGAGAAACCTTAATTGTCAACTTTGCATTCCAACTTCATCACATGCCTGACGAGAGTGTCACAACTGTAAACCAGCGGGACGAGCTGCTCCACATGGTCAAAAGCTTGAACCCGAAGCTTGTCACAGTTGTTGAGCAAGACGTGAACACAAACACTTCCCCGTTCTTCTCCAGATTCGTAGAGGCTTATGAGTACTACTCAgcggtttttgactctctagaCATGACACTTCCGAGAGAAAGCCAAGAGAGGATGAATGTAGAAAGACAGTGCCTTGCTAGAGACATAGTCAACATTGTTGCTTGCGAAGGAGAAGAACGGATTGAGAGATACGAGGCTGCTGGAAAATGGAGAGCGAGGATGATGATGGCCGGATTCAATCCAAAACCAATGAGTTCTAGAGTAACAAACAATATACAGAACCTCATAAAGCAACAATATTGCAATAACTACAAGCTTAAAGAAGAAATGGGTGAGCTCCATTTTTGCTGGGAGGAGAAAAGCTTAATCGTTGCTTCAGCCTGGAGGTAAGATAAGAGTGACATAGCATATATATAGTCGTTAAGTtttcataaaacaaatattatgtttttactGTTGTCTTGTGTTATTGTTTAACTGGTTAACTCATCTCCATGTATTATAACCAGAGATCAGAGGTTGATCATAGACAGGTTACTAAGCTAATTTAACACTTATGGAtggatttttctttcttttttctctattatGTAAAAGTAGAGTTTTGGTTCTAAAGCCTACTTACTCATTCGTTGACGTGTGTGATTGAAGTGTTAACATGTTAGTAAATTAttcagttttaaattttaagccCAATAGTCGCATAAACACATAATAGTCACAAAGGCAAAGTTCTTCAATCAATCACATCGTTATCAGTAGTAGGGGAATCAGGAAATCTTACAGTTTTCAGCATCATTTTTTACATTCcaacaaaacgaaaaagaagaaaagcaaaactcTAACCAAGAAGAGTTAAAACGAAATCACTTGGAACCAAATCATCCTCAAAAGCTTCAAACTTGCAGGTCTTGCTTCCCATTGACCacgttttgcttcttctcttcatctttcatCTCCACCATCTTCTCATCCTTCTCAGCATCACCAGATTTCTCACCCTTGTTTCCACAGTAGATGAAGTAGAGTATCAACTGCAGTGTCCCTAACGCACATCCAAACCCATTTGGGATCTTCACAGAACATTAACAGAAAACGTTAAAGATTTAGAAAACAAGTTTCGATTTTTACCAAAggctacaaaacaaaataaggaAGAAACTGTAAAACTTACTGCAACAAAAGGGTCACGACCGATAAGACCATAGACGAACCAGGAAGTACCACAGAGGAACACaaagagagacaaaaagaaTGGCATAAACTCTACACTCTTCGTTTTTATCACCAATCTCTGTAAATCAAATcaaccaaacacaaaatcaacaaaacgaGTCACTGAAGAAAGagcaaaaattgaaaaaagacCCAATCTTGATATAGCTTACCATGATGGAGAGTGGAGAAGCGTACATGATGATGGAGAAAACAGTGGCAGCGAGACCACAGAAGAGTTTTCTGGCGTTCCCGTGGAGAGCAAAAAGAGAGACGAGAGCTACGGTTCCGAATACGGCCAAGACGCAGCTAAAGATACCAAAGATCTTAACTTTTTCCTTCTTCGGTGCGTAGATAAGGAAAATAAACACGTAGATCGTTTCGATGACTGCTCCTGTGCCATTGATAGTGCTCACAAGTGTGTTGTCTTTTGACACAAATGGAAGTCCGTacctgaaaaataaaaaacagaggattttagAAAACAGAATCAGTGAATCACTCCAAAGGAAGGACGTTTAGGATTAAGGAGTGGGGTTTTACCAAGCGGAGAGGAGACAGTTGAGGAGAGTCATTGGGTAAGGGATACCAGAGAATTGTTCAGTGGATTTGTTCTTGATGATTCTCTTGAATGTTATCCTTCACGAACAAAAGAGGAATCTTTGAGTTATACAGAACAGAACAACAGATTCAAGCCAAAGAAACTGAGAAAAACACAAATCTGTTCACGAGAAAAGATaacagagagggagagagatgatgatgaggtgAGTACGTACGAAGGAgccaagaacagaaacagagcagtTGCATTTCCTGTAAAAGTAGAGTAACGACAAAATATACGATATAGAGTCTCAGAGATTTCtcatggaagaagaaagaaagaaagatggagaGAGGGTTGAGATTTGAGAAGATGGGTAGTTACCGAAAACGCCGAAGATGGTGTGAGCGATGTTCATCTTTTTGATCTCAAAGGTGGTGAGGtgtttcacttttttcttgtttgtaagCTGAGAGAGAAAACgagagagaagtgagagaaGATGAGAGCTGAGTGTTGTTTTCTATCGGCAAAGCGTGTTCATCAGCAGCTATATATCGAGATTCTTCTGCGTGTGGCTTAACCGCTTCACCGCGAAACATCTATtctaaattacaaattattaaaaaaaaaagtatattatattaatgaatAATAGTACTAttggatttttaaaagattaagaaGTAAAGTTTAGAGATAAATTAacatttgaccaaaaaaaaagaagagataaattAACAAATAGTCCTAATTTCTTCTATACAAATTTCTAATTATATGACCAATTACTTGTTTTGCCCTCGAGAAGTGACATCTTTTGTAGATTGTTTTATAGGATTAAAATGTAGTAATAAACAACACCTtccaaaagcttttttttttcttcatatttttattttttgtttgttactaAAAAAGTATCTCTGAGCCACTGAACAAGGCAGAGTGTTTCTGAGCGTGACGTTGATATGTGGACTCGAGGCTCGAGCCTTGTATCTTCTGCCATACAGTGGGCTAGTGGAGTGGTTGATCTTTCCCCTGATATGTTACGTTTTGACATCCTTAACAGTTGATAAAGATTCCGGATACAATACTTTGAAAGTTTCTAGTTACACTTTACATCAGCGAAACCAAACCTAACAAACTTGTATAGTTAAGTCACTGATAAGAAGAACTAAAAGCCACATTGGTAGcaaatttacattaaattcATTAATGTGTATTATGTTCGAATCATTTGGAAGCATCTCACTTACCATAGTGATTCTAAATTTAACATCGTGTTAAAAAT from Camelina sativa cultivar DH55 chromosome 3, Cs, whole genome shotgun sequence includes:
- the LOC104776266 gene encoding bidirectional sugar transporter SWEET1 isoform X2, coding for MTLLNCLLSAWYGLPFVSKDNTLVSTINGTGAVIETIYVFIFLIYAPKKEKVKIFGIFSCVLAVFGTVALVSLFALHGNARKLFCGLAATVFSIIMYASPLSIMRLVIKTKSVEFMPFFLSLFVFLCGTSWFVYGLIGRDPFVAIPNGFGCALGTLQLILYFIYCGNKGEKSGDAEKDEKMVEMKDEEKKQNVVNGKQDLQV
- the LOC104776266 gene encoding bidirectional sugar transporter SWEET1 isoform X1 encodes the protein MNIAHTIFGVFGNATALFLFLAPSITFKRIIKNKSTEQFSGIPYPMTLLNCLLSAWYGLPFVSKDNTLVSTINGTGAVIETIYVFIFLIYAPKKEKVKIFGIFSCVLAVFGTVALVSLFALHGNARKLFCGLAATVFSIIMYASPLSIMRLVIKTKSVEFMPFFLSLFVFLCGTSWFVYGLIGRDPFVAIPNGFGCALGTLQLILYFIYCGNKGEKSGDAEKDEKMVEMKDEEKKQNVVNGKQDLQV
- the LOC104776265 gene encoding scarecrow-like protein 1; translated protein: MVEQTVVREHIKARIMSLVRSAEPSSYRNPKLYSLNENVNNIGGVTSAQIFDQDRSKNPCLTDDSYPSQNYEKYFLDSPTDEFVQQHPIGSGASVSSFGSLDSFPYQSRPVLGCSMEFQLPFDSTSTSSTRLLGDYQAVSYSPSMDVVEEFDDEQMRSKIQELERALLGDEDDKMVGIDNLMEIDNEWSYQNESEQHQDSPKESSSADSNSHVSSKEVVSQTTPKQILISCARALSEGKSEEALSMVNELRQIVSIQGDPSQRIAAYMVEGLAARMAASGKFIYRALKCKEPPSDERLAAMQVLFEVCPCFKFGFLAANGAIIEAIKGEEAVHIIDFDINQGNQYMTLIRSIAELPGKRPRLRLTGIDDPESVQRSIGGLSIIGLRLEQLAKDHGVSFKFKAVPSKTSIVSPSTLGCKPGETLIVNFAFQLHHMPDESVTTVNQRDELLHMVKSLNPKLVTVVEQDVNTNTSPFFSRFVEAYEYYSAVFDSLDMTLPRESQERMNVERQCLARDIVNIVACEGEERIERYEAAGKWRARMMMAGFNPKPMSSRVTNNIQNLIKQQYCNNYKLKEEMGELHFCWEEKSLIVASAWR